One window from the genome of Dermacentor silvarum isolate Dsil-2018 chromosome 7, BIME_Dsil_1.4, whole genome shotgun sequence encodes:
- the LOC119458804 gene encoding MAD2L1-binding protein, protein MAAWKKPAVAGRDHLDINVAFTRTISPDKIGKLVVEIIKYVLYEREQLPMPYDDLKRHVEDVAQSQSAQKKTVNPFLLAKQRKAITSLQGMDAIFSVAQDLIRERKVTKVLLLFGATILSPVESYLIRVPQRRHGCQSCGTSAGFRRCMLDVLEAFLRVDATRKAATASKLMTFLLVRKEDVVFNLMDVKSSFDVPRKGSLTTLELNLPPCPHDGVEDGLKVWSDAIQDVSAFADEDMSQICPGEYVWVQCKPVFLTVGASTFVKEPPAESSKNSLLR, encoded by the exons ATGGCCGCCTGGAAGAAGCCAGCGGTCGCTGGTCGCGACCATCTGGACATAAATGTTGCGTTCACGCGCACGATATCGCCGGACAAAATAGGAAAACTTGTTGTGGAGATCATCAAGTACGTGCTGTACGAGCGCGAGCAGCTTCCGATGCCGTACGACGACCTGAAACGCCACGTCGAGGACGTTGCGCAAAGTCAAAGCGCCCAGAAAAAG ACTGTCAATCCATTCCTGTTGGCCAAGCAACGGAAGGCCATCACAAGCCTCCAGGGCATGGACGCCATCTTCAGCGTCGCCCAGGACCTCATCCGCGAGCGGAAGGTCACCAAGGTCCTGCTGCTATTCGGAGCCACCATTCTCTCGCCCGTCGAGAGCTACCTCATCCGCGTACCGCAGCGCAGGCATGGCTGCCAGAGCTGCGGCACCTCTGCCGGCTTTCGCCGCTGTATGCTCGATGTCCTGGAGGCGTTCCTCCGCGTTGATGCCACCCGCAAGGCCGCCACGGCTTCCAAACTGATGACATTCCTGCTCGTAAGGAAAGAGGACGTTGTCTTCAACCTCATGGACGTCAAGTCAAGCTTCGATGTTCCGCGGAAGGGCAGCCTCACAACCCTCGAGCTCAATCTTCCTCCGTGCCCGCATGATGGTGTGGAGGACGGCTTGAAAGTGTGGTCTGATGCCATCCAAGATGTGTCCGCTTTTGCCGATGAGGACATGTCCCAGATTTGCCCTGGAGAGTACGTTTGGGTGCAGTGCAAACCGGTGTTTCTGACGGTAGGTGCCAGCACATTTGTAAAAGAACCGCCAGCAGAGTCTTCGAAAAATTCCCTTCTCAGATAG